The following proteins come from a genomic window of Bradyrhizobium paxllaeri:
- a CDS encoding 2Fe-2S iron-sulfur cluster-binding protein: protein MPSITFIHPDGRQQRIDASHGESAMQAATRQDVSGILAECGGSAMCATCHVYVDDDWLARLPAMGDDEDALLDGAAAERQANSRLSCQIKLGADLDGLVLRLPDRQT, encoded by the coding sequence ATGCCGAGCATCACCTTCATCCATCCCGACGGGCGCCAGCAGCGCATCGACGCCAGCCATGGCGAAAGCGCCATGCAGGCTGCGACGCGCCAGGATGTCAGCGGAATTCTGGCCGAATGCGGCGGCAGCGCCATGTGCGCCACCTGCCATGTCTATGTCGATGACGACTGGCTCGCCCGCCTGCCAGCGATGGGTGACGATGAGGACGCGCTGTTGGATGGCGCCGCCGCCGAGCGGCAGGCCAACAGCCGTCTGTCCTGCCAGATCAAGCTTGGCGCGGACCTTGACGGTTTGGTCCTGCGGCTACCGGACCGCCAGACGTGA